The genomic segment TGGCGAAGACCAGGCTGCGGCGCATCGTCACCGCGGCAGCCCCAGCGTCCGCTCGGCGATGATGTTGCGCTGGATCTCGCTCGAGCCCGAGTCGATCGTCGCCGACCGGCTCGACATGAGGAAGTGCGCGGGGTGGTCGCCGAGCGCCAGGCCGCGCGCGCCGGCCACCGCGACACCCAGCTCGGCGATGCCCTGCTCGAGGTCGGCCCAGAACAGGTTGACGACCGAGCCGAAGTCGCCGGGCGTCTCGCCGGCCTCGCCGCGCACCGCGATCGACAGGTTGAAGCGCCGCAGCTGCTGGCAGCGGATCCACAGGTCGGCGTGGCGCGCGCGGGCCTCGGCGGCCTCGGCGGCGCCCAGGCGCCCGTCGCGCTGCGCGGCCCGCAGCTCGGCGGCGAGGTCGTGCAGGTGGACGAGCAGCAGGGCGTGGTCGCTGAACCCCTGGTCGGCGCGCTCGAAGCCCAGCATCGTCATCGCGACCGCCCAGCCCTGGCCGACCTCGCCGACGACGTGGCCGGCGGGCGCGCGCGCCCCGTCGAAGAAGACCTCGGCGAACTCGGGGTCGCCGCTGATCTGCTCGATCGGGCGGACCGTGACCCCGAGCTGGTCCATCGGGCAGATGATCATGGACAGGCCGCGGTGGCGCTTGGACTCCGGGTCGGTGCGGCACACCACGAAGCACCAGTCCGAGTACTGCGCCCAGGTCGTCCAGATCTTCTGCCCGGTGATGACCCAGTCGTCGCCGTCGCGGTGCGCGCGGGTGCGCAGCGAGGCCAGGTCCGAGCCGGCCTCGGGCTCGGAGAAGCCCTGGGAGAACAGCTCGTCGCCCGAGAGGATCGCGGGCAGGAAGCGGGTGCGCAGCTCCTCGGTGCCGTGGACCATCAGCGTCGGGCCCAGCAGGATCGTGCCGGGGGCGTTGGCGGCCCACGGTGCGCGGGCCAGCGCCAGCTCCTCGTAGTACATGAACTGCTGCAGCGGCCCGGCGCCGCGGCCGCCGTACTCGGCGGGCCAGGCCGGGCCGGCCCATCCGCCGGCCGAGAGCGTTCGCTGCCACGCGCGGCGCAGCGCGACCTTGGCGTCCTGGTCCAGCGGCTCGGGCCCGGGCACGTGCTCGGCCAGCCACGGCCGGAACTCCCGGCGGAAGGGGTCGTCGTCGGCGACGATCGCGATCTCGGGACCCAGGACGCTGCCCGGCAGGATCGCCGTGCCGGTCACGAGCCCGCAGGGACCACGGGCTCGACGGAGGGCAGCCCGGCAAAGTCGGCGTCGCGCTTGCCCAGGAACGCGTCCAGCGCCTCGGCGTGCTCGGCCGACGCCATCGCCACGGCGACGGCCTGGGCCTCGATCTCCAGCGCCTCGGCGTAGCCCACCGGCCCGGTCTGCTCGAGCAGCCGCTTCGTCATGGCCAGCGCCCCGCGCGGGCCGCGCGCCAGCGCCGCGCCCAGCTCGGCGGCCGCGCCCGTCAGCTCGCCGGCCGGCACCACGCGCTCGACCAGGCCGAGCTCGAGCGCCTCCGCGGCGCCGAAGCGCCGCGCGGTCAGCAGGAGCTCCCGGGCCCGGCGCGGGCCGACGGCCCGCGGCAGCAGCCACAGGGCGCCGCAGTCGGGCACGAGGCCCATGCGCGAGAAGGCCAGCGAGAACGTGGCGTCCTCGGAGGCGATCGCGATGTCGCACGAGAGCATGAGGCTGACGCCGGCGCCGAAGGCCAACCCGTTGACGGCCGCCACGGTCGGGAGGCCGAGGCGCACGAGCGGCAGGTAGACCGACTGCAGCAGCCAGCGGTGGCGGGCCAGCACCTGGTCGCCCGTGCGCGAGGGGTCGAACTCCTTGACGTCGCCGCCGGCCGAGAACGCCGGGCCGCTGCCGGTGAGCACCAGCGCGCGGACCTCGGGGTGGCGGGGCAGCTCGGCCAGGACGCGCGCCAGGGCCGCCTTGACCTCCATGTTGAGCGCGTTGCGCGCCGCCGGGCGGTTCAGCGTGAGCGTCGCGACCCCGCCGTCGACCTCCAGGCCCAGCAGCTCGGAGCCGGTGCGCAGGGTCACGACCCGGGCAGGAGCTCGAAGTGCAGGATGTCCTGCAGCGTGCCGGTCGGATCGGCGTCGTCGTTCCACACCGCCCGCACGCGCGCCCCGGGCCGAAGGGTCTGCGGCGCCGTGTCGATGTCGACGCCCGAGAGCATGTGGATGAGCTTGGTCGACGCGCCGTCGAGGACGATCTCGGCGTAGATGTAGGGCGGCTCGCGGCGCTGGCCGACGAACGCGAGGTGGATGACCGAGAAGGCCTTCAACGTCCCCGTGTCCTGCACGTCGACCCAGGTCGCGGTCTTGACGTGGCAGACGTCGCAGCGCGGGCGCGGCGGGACGAGCACGGCCTGGCAGCTCGGGCAGCGCACGCCCATGATCCGCCGCCGGGCGCCGAGCTCGTCGAAGAGGCGCCCGTAGTACGGGCCGTAGGCGTGGCGGTAGTGCAGCTCCATGCTCTCGTCGAGCTGGACGATGCGCTCGGCGCCGCCGGTCAGCGGCGCGATCGCCGCCGGTTCCTCCGGCGCTTCGGCGGCCCGGAACCCGGCGAGGTCGAGCATGCCGCCCGCCGGCTCGTCGGCCCACACCGCCTCCACGCGCGTGCCGATGGCCTCCTCGCCCGTCGCGCCGACGAGCCGGTGCAGCAGGTCGGCGCCGGCGCCGTCCAGGCGGACGAACACGAGCGTGTCCTGGCCGGCGTGCGTGATCGCGGTCAGCACGCCGGTCGGGGCGACGACGACGAGGTCCTCGCCTGCCGCGCCGCCGCAGCGGCCGCAGAAGTCCTGGGCGGGGACCATGACGCGCGCGCACCCCGCGCAGCGCGAGCCGACGATCCGCCGAGCGGCGAGCTCGGCGAGGAACTGCCCCGCCGCCGGGCCGGCGGTCAGCGTGTAGGGCATGGCGATCGTGGCGTCCAGCGCCCCGGTGCCCGGGATGGCGTGCGCGTCGGTCATCGTCGCGGCTCCTCTCTCA from the Baekduia soli genome contains:
- a CDS encoding acyl-CoA dehydrogenase family protein — encoded protein: MTGTAILPGSVLGPEIAIVADDDPFRREFRPWLAEHVPGPEPLDQDAKVALRRAWQRTLSAGGWAGPAWPAEYGGRGAGPLQQFMYYEELALARAPWAANAPGTILLGPTLMVHGTEELRTRFLPAILSGDELFSQGFSEPEAGSDLASLRTRAHRDGDDWVITGQKIWTTWAQYSDWCFVVCRTDPESKRHRGLSMIICPMDQLGVTVRPIEQISGDPEFAEVFFDGARAPAGHVVGEVGQGWAVAMTMLGFERADQGFSDHALLLVHLHDLAAELRAAQRDGRLGAAEAAEARARHADLWIRCQQLRRFNLSIAVRGEAGETPGDFGSVVNLFWADLEQGIAELGVAVAGARGLALGDHPAHFLMSSRSATIDSGSSEIQRNIIAERTLGLPR
- a CDS encoding Zn-ribbon domain-containing OB-fold protein; protein product: MTDAHAIPGTGALDATIAMPYTLTAGPAAGQFLAELAARRIVGSRCAGCARVMVPAQDFCGRCGGAAGEDLVVVAPTGVLTAITHAGQDTLVFVRLDGAGADLLHRLVGATGEEAIGTRVEAVWADEPAGGMLDLAGFRAAEAPEEPAAIAPLTGGAERIVQLDESMELHYRHAYGPYYGRLFDELGARRRIMGVRCPSCQAVLVPPRPRCDVCHVKTATWVDVQDTGTLKAFSVIHLAFVGQRREPPYIYAEIVLDGASTKLIHMLSGVDIDTAPQTLRPGARVRAVWNDDADPTGTLQDILHFELLPGS
- a CDS encoding enoyl-CoA hydratase/isomerase family protein; translated protein: MTLRTGSELLGLEVDGGVATLTLNRPAARNALNMEVKAALARVLAELPRHPEVRALVLTGSGPAFSAGGDVKEFDPSRTGDQVLARHRWLLQSVYLPLVRLGLPTVAAVNGLAFGAGVSLMLSCDIAIASEDATFSLAFSRMGLVPDCGALWLLPRAVGPRRARELLLTARRFGAAEALELGLVERVVPAGELTGAAAELGAALARGPRGALAMTKRLLEQTGPVGYAEALEIEAQAVAVAMASAEHAEALDAFLGKRDADFAGLPSVEPVVPAGS